GGTCATTATCGCTGCTGGCGCAATGTACCTTGTAGAGTTCGTAGCCGATAAAATTCCCGGGGTCGATTCAGGCTGGGACGCCGTACATACATTTATTCGCATCCCGGCTGGCGCCTTGTTGGCTGCCGGGGCCGTTGGTGATGTCAGCGCACCTTTGGCTGTCGCCGCCGGTATTATGGGTGGCGGAATGTCCGCCGGAAGTCATGCCGCTAAAGCAGGTACACGAGTTATGATAAACGCTTCGCCTGAGCCATTCACCAACTGGCTTGCCTCCCTGGGCGAAGATGTCTCTGTTTTCGTGGGGTTATGGGCGGCATTGCATCACCCACTCGTATTCCTTGTCTTTATAGTGATTTTTATCCTGCTGCTTATCTGGCTGCTGCCCAAGGTATGGGGTGCGGTCAAGAAACTCTTTTCATTTATCGGCAGATTATTTGGTGGAAAAGACAATCACCAGCCGCCGGCAACTGCGGCTGGCGGCACTGGCGAATAAACCTACAGCCATCGACAGTAACATGAAGCGTTCAGGTAATTCAAAAGCCCGCAGATCCAGGAGTACGCGGGAAAGGGATAACATCTCGAATGTTTTTCATTCCGGTGCAGAACTGCACAATTCGTTCAAAGCCAAGGCCAAAACCGGCATGGGGAACGCTGCCGTAGCGTCGTAAATCCAGGTACCACTGATACTGGTACAGATCCATTGCCAAGGCCTCCATCCGTTCGGTCAAGACTTCAACCCGTTCTTCTCGCTGACTACCGCCAACCATTTCACCGATACCGGGAAAAAGAATATCCATGGCCGCCACCGTCCTGCCATCGTTGTTGGCACGCATATAAAATGGTTTTATCTCCTTGGGATAATCGGTCAAAACAACTGGCAGTTCAAAAACCTGCTCCGCCAAATAACGCTCATGTTCAGACTGCAAGTCAACTCCCCAGAACACTGGGTAGGTGAAATCAACCTTTGCCTTGTTTAATATTTCAATAGCCTCGGTGTATGATATCCGGGCAAAAGGCTTTGACAAAACTAACTCAAGTCGGCCAAGTAAGGTTGTATCGATAAACTCCCCAAAGAGGATAATATCTTCCTCACAGTAGCTGATACAATAACCAATCAGATACTTTAGAAACTCTTCGGCAACGTCAATATCCGCCGTCAGGTCACAAAAAGCCATTTCAGGCTCCACCATCCAGAACTCGGCCAGATGACGGCTCGTATTGGAGTCCTCCGCCCTGAATGTTGGGCCAAAGGTATAGACATTGCCCAGGGCCAGGGCATAGGCCTCCGCCTCTAACTGACCGCTGACCGTTAGGTTTGCCTGCTCGCCGAAAAAATCCTTTCGCCAGTCCACGGCGCCTTTTTCTAGTGGCACATTCTTCAGATCAAACGCAGTAACTGTAAATGTTTCCCCTGCTCCTTCGCAGTCTCCTGTGCTGATGATCGGCGTGTGGACATGAACAAAGCCCCGTTCATTAAAGAAATTATGAACCGCAAACGATAAGGCGCTCCTGACCCGGAAAACAGCCCCCAGACTATTTGTTCGTGCCCGCAAATGTGCTATTTCCCGCAAGAATTCGAAACTATGTCTTTTTTTCTGGAGGGGATAGTTGTCCGGTGACTCGCCAATAACTTCAATATATTCAACCTGGAGCTCAACCTCCTGTCCCTTTGCCGGAGAGTCAACCAGAGTTCCTCTAACCAGTACGGAACAACCGGTAGCAAGCTTCGTTAGCGCCTCATGGGCCCCTGAGGCGGCATCGTCAATAACCGCCTGAATCCCTTTCAGACAGGAGCCATCATTAATATCGACAAACGATACATTTTTTGAACTTCGAAAAGACTTTACCCAGCCCTTAATTTCGACCTTTAAGCCTACAGGCTTAGTTTTGAACACATCTATCACGCGCAAATAGTGCATATTTTTCGGATCCTTAGATTGACACATTATTCTCAAGTACAGATTACTTGCAGTTTATTGCCTTTATATATTACATAACTAATAATGATGCATTCGTAAAAACGAATTTTTTGGTAGCCTTGCAACATACTGAAAAGGAGGTCCACTTTGTTTCTAAACTATCTTAATCCCTCTCGATGCGCCTTGATGGTGGTTGACATTCAAGATCGTCTGATGCGTGTTATCAATGAAAAAGAGCGCGTTACCAAAAACTCGGTACTGCTTATAAAAACAGCCAAAACACTCGACATCCCTATTATTCCCACCACACAGTATGCCGAGAAAATCGGTCCGCTTCTACCTGAAATCACCGAAGAGCTTGGCTCCTTGCCAATAACAGACAAAATGGAGTTTAGCTGCTTTAACAGCCAGGAGGTTAAAAAGGTTGTTAACACTTTGGCGAATGGCGTAGACACCCTGATTGTCTGCGGGGTCGAAACCCACATATGCATTTACCAAACTGTTCTCGGCGCTCTCATTAACGATTT
The Desulfobulbaceae bacterium genome window above contains:
- the asnS gene encoding asparagine--tRNA ligase — translated: MHYLRVIDVFKTKPVGLKVEIKGWVKSFRSSKNVSFVDINDGSCLKGIQAVIDDAASGAHEALTKLATGCSVLVRGTLVDSPAKGQEVELQVEYIEVIGESPDNYPLQKKRHSFEFLREIAHLRARTNSLGAVFRVRSALSFAVHNFFNERGFVHVHTPIISTGDCEGAGETFTVTAFDLKNVPLEKGAVDWRKDFFGEQANLTVSGQLEAEAYALALGNVYTFGPTFRAEDSNTSRHLAEFWMVEPEMAFCDLTADIDVAEEFLKYLIGYCISYCEEDIILFGEFIDTTLLGRLELVLSKPFARISYTEAIEILNKAKVDFTYPVFWGVDLQSEHERYLAEQVFELPVVLTDYPKEIKPFYMRANNDGRTVAAMDILFPGIGEMVGGSQREERVEVLTERMEALAMDLYQYQWYLDLRRYGSVPHAGFGLGFERIVQFCTGMKNIRDVIPFPRTPGSAGF
- a CDS encoding isochorismatase family protein, with amino-acid sequence MVVDIQDRLMRVINEKERVTKNSVLLIKTAKTLDIPIIPTTQYAEKIGPLLPEITEELGSLPITDKMEFSCFNSQEVKKVVNTLANGVDTLIVCGVETHICIYQTVLGALINDFHVWVPADAVSSRTKENYETGLSRIREIGGIIANTELIIYELLQKAGTPEFKKLLPFLK
- a CDS encoding DUF4126 domain-containing protein; amino-acid sequence: MDQFQAIATTLSLTMGVAWASGINLYAAICTLGVLGATGNITLPPDLMVLSEPVVIIAAGAMYLVEFVADKIPGVDSGWDAVHTFIRIPAGALLAAGAVGDVSAPLAVAAGIMGGGMSAGSHAAKAGTRVMINASPEPFTNWLASLGEDVSVFVGLWAALHHPLVFLVFIVIFILLLIWLLPKVWGAVKKLFSFIGRLFGGKDNHQPPATAAGGTGE